Genomic DNA from Asterias amurensis chromosome 2, ASM3211899v1:
ctgcctttaagttgctgaatttgtaaataacaacaaCCATTCCAGACTATATCACTTATGACTCTTTATTTGTTTCTCGCATTCCGAATAAACAACAACTATTATTATCAATAAACCGGCTGCATGGTAATAAAACCTATTAGAAATTATTACAATTGTTTTCAAATAGTTGTCGGCATATTCTGATCTTTTCAAAGAGGCTCGTTGTCTAATTATATCCATGAAGGAAACTCTATGTTATATCCGAGCCAAAGTTTAGAACGAATGTAGAACTCAAAACTGACATCGTGCCCACATAGGTCCTTTTCCGAATACACGGCTTCGATTTTGGATCGGCTTCATGCTACGTTCTCTAaagtctgaagccctgagcacgcaCGGAAAGCAcgcacaaaattttcaaaacaaccgcggggccaagctagcctgagccttATCTGAGCCGAAGGGTGCTTTAGCTGCATGTTTCGCGTAAACGTGAACCTGAACGTGAACGTAAACGTAAGAAAATTGTGTAGTTAAAACTCACGTTTTTAGCTTACGTAAAGTTAcaatttttcacgtcaggtacgtatgtgcgcgcagacgtcatacgtgagcatgaaataagcACAAAGTGGCGACACCACCCAAAatcaacacaattttttttatgttcacGTTCAcatttttgctcgcgtaacgtgcagcttaACATTGCTAAAACAAACGCAGGCCatgctagcctgagccgaatctgaagCCAAATCCGTAGTTTGCTGTTTAGGACAATTTACTGTATACGATTAAACTATTACGATTATtgcataaacaataaataacaacaacaaaataaccaaACAGTACATTATTTTGTAAAGCCTCTTAGTGTACGTTAAGGTCTTGGTCTAACGATCTGGCTTGATCTGAAAGATTCAAACCATCGCGATCTTGATGGGAATGAGATGCAAACTCCTGCTTCTTTACAATTCCCGCTGCCTCCAAGAAAGCTCTTCTATAAGCTGGACTTGTCAGTGTATAAATAAATGGATTGATAGCCGAGTTAACATAGACTAAACAACGGCATATGTTAAGAGCCAGGGAGAACTGATTGGCGGTCAGAGCCGGTGGTGCCCCGCTCAAATCCCTGATGGTCAGGGCTAGAGCGATGGACTCGAACGGCGCTAGAAAGATGAAGAAAGCCGTACCATTGAAGATCAGCATTCTGGTGATCTGATCCCGTATTCGATTTTGCTCCTCTGTATTGGCACTAAAAGGCCCCCTTCGTTTGGCCTCAATGTAGAGCTTTCGTGCAGTTAGGACGTACAGCGTCAAGTTCATGATCATCGTCAAAAAGAACGGAACAGTCTGGATACAGTTGGAGAAATTGAAGTACCATGTTACCACGGAAGAGCACTGGCCTATGGAGGTAGGTAGGTCGTCAGAATCGTCTCCTGATCCTGGTGGATACCATGAGATACACGTTTCCTTCCAGATCATTCTATCCGGAATGATGAGACTCGCGGCTGCAGCCCCGACGAGGAAACACCCCGCGACCCGCCTCGCAGGGACCCGCGTCCTCCTCCCGCCCCCCGATTTACTCCGGAAAGTAAAGGGCCGGCACACGGCGTTGTATCTCTCGAATGAAATAAGCGTGATCAGGAATTGAGACAAGAAGAAGCACAAGTCGGAGATGAAGTACAAAGTAACACACCCGGGTACTCCGAGGACGGTGTCATCGGTCAAGATGGGAGAGGCAAGGAATCGGGTTAGGCGAACCCCAATTGCCACAGCGATGAGTGTTATATCAACAACTGCCAAGCAAGCTAGGTAGAGATTACTAGTAACTTTCCGCATCCACGGTACACGTGCGATGACTATCAGAAAAGCACCATTTCCAAGCAATCCTATGGTCAGAATAACTGGCATGATGATACAAATCACCACTGTATCTTCCTGGCTGTACATATAAGAGGTGACATTGTCCTTAGTGAGGAGTAAAACAGCCTGGTCCTGATCGCACAATGTGCGCTGCTGCTCGTCCGAGGAGTTCATTCTCGGATATCATAAGTTACATGAGTTCCTATATCCCTTGTGGTTCTGTGTTAATGTTGTGAATACAGCTGAGTCAATCGGTTAATCATTATCCTTCGAATGTTTTTAGTTGCTGGTTTATTGTTTTTAAGAGGGATGGCTTTTCCGTTTCCgaacaaaacacaaattaacaGATGGCAAATACTGGTTATTTACACATAGTGCTGAGCTACAAGCCCGGTTCGTACGtaatgcaaatgcgaatgtgaagcgaaGAATGTTAGCCGCAGTGGAGCTGTGCTCAACTCTTGCAAATATTTCTTGACGAAACATCTTAATATCATACACAGGGATTTCTGCAAGCCCGCTGCTCTAAAGCTCAACCGCCAATAATGCACAGTCGCTGGTCTCTAATAATTATGACATTCACCCAAAGGGAATTGTCGAGTGACACAATCCATTCCTGTCATCTTTCTCATCAAGACCACACTCCAACGTGTGATAAACGATGATGGATGGTGTGTGTTCCCTCCAGAAGCTGTGTAACCATCGCACGTGTTTGATGAATACACCCCAATCAAATCTATACTATTATTTACAACCATGAATATCACCAACAGAACGCGGATTATAAAAACATAATAAGTAGCGACGGATCGTGTGGTGTTTGTGTAGTGCAGTGTGATCATAGGGCTAGCTCCGTGGTGCGACAGAAGATTTTTATTATCTGGGCCACGAAGGATGAGAGATTGGCTTGGAAATGGATCTGCATATGTCACACGTGATGTTTAGATTGGGGTGACCGGCAACTATAGCTGTCATTGCTATACCAATGTCCTCCAATGTAGCTGTCGGTGCCTAAACAGGCTttagaattaaaggaacacgttgccttggatcggtcgagttggtctttgaaaagcgtttgtaaccgtttgtcataaaatgcatattatggttagaaagacgtttaaaagtaaaatacaatgctccacacacatttgcctcgaaattgcgtggttttccttttactttgctaactaacacggtcggccatttgtagGAGTATtggccaaccgtgtttgtcgacgagaggaaaaaggaaaaccacgcaatttcgagtgatacttgtgtggatcgttatattctatttttaaaatatcttagtttctaaccatgcattcttcaacaaacggttacatgcgcttttcaaagaccaactcgaccgatccaaggcaacgtgttccttaaagggAATATACTTTATTACACTATGGCAGAACTTAATGTTTCAAGTTACTTATAAGCCTAGCTGCCAAATAATGCACCATAACTTAAAACCAACaccaattaaaaacaaagaattatgtTACCTCTATTCTGTTTGAGTGCGAGCTGACTTTTAAACTCACGCGGCGGATTTAACAGTGTGGGTTTTACTTTTAAAGGGAGAGTATTCCTGAGGTAAATACTTCAAGTATTGTTGACCATGATATTGgctacagctgttgatagttcataacaatttattttgagaaacatccCTTGATGTTTCTGAGAATGTAATAAGGGGACTTTAAATGTTAAGTGATTAGTGCAACCTGCTTTTGATTTTTTATTCAACATGTTCTTAACACGTTGGCTGTGACATCCAAGTTATGTCGGAGAGCAATCTTCCAAACTCATAAATATTTGTTACCAATAATTACAGTTTGTTAGATCTCTTCTCTGCATGCTTCCATAATGTATCTTTatcgtttgttttttttaagtcgaAAGTTCACGGTGCGTCTTGAAAACTCTTTTAAaaccatcttaaaggcacttgacactatatcattaattatttaaaacagcTGTTTGCTTTCTTGACaactgggtgttttttcccttcatTACTCTCTGGCTACTTTGATTACCAATTGGGCCCAAGTTGTATGCATACGTTGGAATACAGTCTGataaaatactggtctttgaccacagctaaaggtgtccagtgcctttaaaccatcttAACAAGAATGAACCGAATGTAAAACGAGTGCTGCGATTGATAACTTGAACTTTAATATCATGCGCCTCACCCCTCGGCGCATTCTTCGCTATGCATCAAACACGTGTAACCAAATCCAGGTCAAAAGTCAGATAAAGATACATCGCACTGTCTGACCCAGACAAGTGAGATGATCCTTTGCCTTCACAGATTAGTGTGTCTGTGAGTTAAAGATACTCCTCAAAACCAAGTATTCAATGTAGGATGGAACCTGGTCTTTAGTCGTAGAGGAATTTCGTAAAAATAGCTATATTTCAACCAATTTAGAGGGTTTGGGAGACATTTTTGTGGGCTTAATGCGGactgaaatgtttctcagatacAATTCGTCACATCCTTAGAAAATGAATGGTCACTTGTTATGttgtaaactgctcacaaaccCAAATGACTGAATGGTCGCAGTCGTGACtgtgtgtcat
This window encodes:
- the LOC139949530 gene encoding thyrotropin-releasing hormone receptor-like, which gives rise to MNSSDEQQRTLCDQDQAVLLLTKDNVTSYMYSQEDTVVICIIMPVILTIGLLGNGAFLIVIARVPWMRKVTSNLYLACLAVVDITLIAVAIGVRLTRFLASPILTDDTVLGVPGCVTLYFISDLCFFLSQFLITLISFERYNAVCRPFTFRSKSGGGRRTRVPARRVAGCFLVGAAAASLIIPDRMIWKETCISWYPPGSGDDSDDLPTSIGQCSSVVTWYFNFSNCIQTVPFFLTMIMNLTLYVLTARKLYIEAKRRGPFSANTEEQNRIRDQITRMLIFNGTAFFIFLAPFESIALALTIRDLSGAPPALTANQFSLALNICRCLVYVNSAINPFIYTLTSPAYRRAFLEAAGIVKKQEFASHSHQDRDGLNLSDQARSLDQDLNVH